From one Labeo rohita strain BAU-BD-2019 chromosome 8, IGBB_LRoh.1.0, whole genome shotgun sequence genomic stretch:
- the prnpa gene encoding prion protein a: MFSQYKIFSLMNCLLLLTVMLPVVQSRRGGGFGRGGGRGGGWGGTSSGRAGWGGGAGGGAGHYRAPPTHTGGSSGHSAGKVAGAAAAGALGGMLVGHGLSSLARPGYGYGHGYGGYGGYGAGYGHGHGHGHEYGHGHGHGHGQGHGHGHEGHVGHVHNETDVDYYTDAASSGPIYNCVTVFGLVISFLLGYFLS, translated from the coding sequence ATGTTCTCCCAATACAAAATCTTCTCGTTGATGAACTGCCTGTTACTACTAACTGTGATGCTTCCTGTGGTCCAATCGCGTCGGGGCGGGGGCTTCGGCCGTGGTGGAGGTAGAGGTGGAGGATGGGGCGGCACCAGCTCTGGCCGCGCGGGCTGGGGAGGCGGCGCCGGCGGCGGCGCTGGACATTACCGTGCCCCACCCACCCATACTGGAGGCTCCTCGGGACACAGCGCTGGGAAGGTAGCAGGGGCGGCCGCCGCTGGAGCTCTAGGGGGAATGCTGGTTGGACACGGGTTGAGCTCCTTGGCCCGACCTGGATATGGGTACGGGCACGGGTATGGAGGATACGGAGGCTACGGTGCAGGGTATGGGCACGGGCATGGCCACGGCCACGAGTACGGCCACGGACATGGGCACGGACACGGGCAAGGGCATGGACATGGACACGAAGGACATGTTGGTCATGTTCACAACGAGACAGATGTGGATTATTACACAGATGCTGCCAGTTCTGGACCCATTTATAATTGTGTGACAGTTTTTGGACTCGTGATATCATTCTTGCTTGGGTACTTTCTGTCATAA